From Salvelinus sp. IW2-2015 linkage group LG2, ASM291031v2, whole genome shotgun sequence, one genomic window encodes:
- the LOC111972583 gene encoding uncharacterized protein, whose translation MDNLYTCLKTEIASFQDHVQQCKHSFNMDALHPVLSALTRKQQDEINTLEQLRVLLSEVQEEPAVSGYSGSEIKRCITWLLSFVEYLGAMKETFDEKVVVPLCENLYVIEEDESTAASSDQTVPFTSDPQSPPPTSVTKVANELLVLRRRWALMLVPGLIKAENFSLLTNTDGSERFTERFAKVQWLVPDILYMSSRAAQLAYQWVDLHQCGHRGRRVGTSGLEVTETAPRRSTGQRREASDEQGILVAVERRGEVTAGEAQARLMGSRMELMALAGKEHRVLSLEVRLEKATYRIQDLQAKLRQERLMVESAAQQEASDVEERKTEELVLNPSLQLERRLRMERYHRKILLGDLLMELKIRPVLIRYTDMLRDRRKQQEETLRAMEGSTGSRFPSKPESLNLSKQ comes from the exons ATGGATAACCTGTACACGTGCCTCAAGACAGAGATAGCCTCCTTCCAGGACCATGTCCAGCAATGCAAGCACTCCTTCAACATGGACGCTCTTCACCCAGTCTTGAGTGCCCTAACCAGGAAACAGCAGGATGAAATCAACACCTTGGAGCAGCTGCGGGTTCTCCTCTCCGAGGTTCAAGAGGAGCCTGCAGTCAGTGGCTACAGCGGCTCAGAAATAAAACGTTGCATCACCTGGCTTCTCTCTTTCGTGGAATATCTCGGCGCCATGAAAGAGACCTTTGACGAGAAAGTGGTAGTCCCTCTCTGCGAGAACCTGTACGTAATTGAGGAAGACGAGAGCACTGCCGCTTCTTCTGATCAGACTGTCCCTTTCACCTCTGACCCTCAAAGCCCGCCCCCTACATCTGTGACTAAGGTGGCCAATGAGCTCCTTGTTCTCCGACGCAGATGGGCTTTGATGCTCGTCCCTGGTCTAATCAAGGCAGAGAACTTCAGTCTACTGACCAATACTGATGGGTCTGAGCGGTTCACTGAGCGGTTCGCCAAGGTCCAATGGCTTGTACCAGATATCCTCTATATGAGCTCTAGGGCTGCCCAACTTGCCTATCAGTGGGTGGACCTGCACCAGTGTGGGCACAGGGGTAGAAGAGTAGGGACCAGTGGGTTGGAGGTTACCGAGACAGCCCCAAGGAGGTCTACTGGCCAGAGACGGGAAGCGAGTGATGAACAGGGCATCCTGGTTGCggtagaaaggagaggggaggtaaCGGCCGGAGAGGCCCAAGCCAGACTGATGGGGTCTAGGATGGAGCTCATGGCTTTGGCCGGGAAAGAGCATAGGGTGCTATCTCTGGAGGTGAGGTTAGAGAAGGCCACCTATAGGATCCAGGACCTCCAGGCCAAGCTCCGACAGGAGAGGTTGATGGTAGAAAGTGCGGCCCAGCAGGAGGCCAGTGATGTGGAGGAAAGGAAGACAGAGGAGCTGGTCCTCAACCCAAGTCTACAGCTGGAGAGGAGGCTGAGGATGGAAAGGTACCATCGGAAGATACTTCTGGGAGACCTGCTGATGGAGCTTAAGATTCGCCCAGTTCTCATACGCTACACTGATATG TTGAGGGATCGACGCAAACAGCAGGAGGAGACACTACGGGCCATGGAGGGCAGTACGGGTAGCAGGTTCCCTTCAAAGCCTGAGAGCCTCAACCTCTCCAAACAGTGA